In Bubalus bubalis isolate 160015118507 breed Murrah chromosome 3, NDDB_SH_1, whole genome shotgun sequence, a genomic segment contains:
- the LOC102405119 gene encoding LOW QUALITY PROTEIN: bile acid-CoA:amino acid N-acyltransferase (The sequence of the model RefSeq protein was modified relative to this genomic sequence to represent the inferred CDS: inserted 2 bases in 2 codons; deleted 4 bases in 2 codons; substituted 5 bases at 5 genomic stop codons), translating into MNIDIDTIKALLKNHPRCHTVTVVQLTATQASALIDEPVHSQDTGLTPFQIXLLXESLEDEKGNLFHSQANYRANEVGEQAPFLGGYYVGVYSMGLLWSLKPEKILIRLLKRDVMNSPLQIQLKLYNSDVMVTHVAITTPNVSLILXRWYVAPGIXRILVKEGCLQGACILPPEDGYFPGVIDSFGGIGGLIEIQASLLASHGFGAMALAYYNYEDLPFRVEKVDLEYFEEAVNFVLRHTKVLGPGIGVVSIXKGAEIGLSMAIHLKEVTATMLINKPNFILDIPQIYHDQINQPLPFSPLLSIIALGLVRLXHIFEETRAEASETSFLSIEKTQGHFLFIVGEDKNVSRESICRASTEHLRRRGRNNWTLLYYFGVGHLIQPPPSPNPCCASRISNLHFSMHXGGDLFPHTAGHEHSWKEIQKFLREHLIPVVTRHL; encoded by the exons ATGAATATTGACATTGACACAATCAAG GCATTACTGAAGAATCATCCAAGATGCCACACTGTAACAGTGGTTCAGCTGACAGCTACCCAAGCAAGTGCTCTTATTGATGAGCCAGTACATAGCCAAGATACAGGCCTGACTCCATTTCAGATATAGCTTCTTTGAGAATCACTGGAAGATGAAAAGGGGAACCTGTTTCATTCTCAAGCCAACTATAGGGCCAATGAAGTTGGTGAGCAAGCACCTTTTCTTGGAGGTTATTATGTAGGGGTCTACTCCATGGGTCTCCTTTGGTCCCTGAAACCTGAGAAGATATTAATTAGACTATTGAAAAGAGATGTGATGAATAGCCCTTTGCAGATCCAATTAAAACTTTATAATTCAGACGTAATGGTAACCCATGTTGCCATCACTACTCCAAATGTCAGTCTGATTTTGTAGAGGTGGTATGTAGCACCTGGTA ACCGGATCCTAGTCAAAGAAGGCTGCCTTCAGGGAGCCTGCATTCTCCCTCCAG AAGACGGTTATTTCCCAGGTGTAATTGATTCATTTGGTGGTATTGGTGGACTGATTGAAATCCAGGCCAGTCTCCTGGCCAGTCATGGCTTTGGTGCCATGGCCTTGGCCTATTATAACTATGAAGACCTGCCTTTCAGAGTGGAGAAAGTAGATTTGGAATATTTTGAGGAAGCTGTCAACTTTGTCCTGAGACATACTAAG GTCCTTGGGCCAGGCATTGGGGTAGTCTCCA TGAAAGGAGCAGAGATTGGCCTCTCCATGGCTATTCACCTAAAAGAAGTCACAGCCACCATGCTTATTAATAAGCCCAACTTTATTCTTGATATTCCACAGATATATCATGATCAGATAAATCAGcccttgccattctctcctctacTATCCATCATTGCCTTAGGGTTAGTAAGGTTATAGCACATATTTGAGGAAACTAGAGCTGAAGCCAGTGAGACTTCTTTTCTCTCCATTGAAAAGACCCAGGGACATTTTCTCTTCATTGTGGGAGAAGATAAGAATGTCAGTAGGGAAAGCATATGCAGAGCAAGCACAGAACATCTGAGGAGACGTGGGAGGAACAACTGGACTCTGCTGTATTATTTTGGAGTGGGCCACCTGATACAGCCTCCCCCCAGCCCCAAC CCGTGCTGTGCCTCCAGGATCTCTAATCTCCACTTCTCCATGCACTGAGGAGGAGAT CTTTTCCCACACACAGCTGGACATGAACATTCTTGGAAGGAAATTCAGAAGTTTCTCAGGGAACACCTTATTCCAGTTGTGACCCGTCATCTCTGA